In Massilia sp. METH4, the genomic window ACCTTCTCGATGCCGGCCTTGGCGAAGTCGTCGAGTTCATCGCCCTGCGGCTGGCGCGAGCCGTGCGTGTAGTGCGCGCCGAGGGTGTCGCGAATCAGGTCTTCGCCATCGATGGAACGCCCCTTGGTCAGGTCGGCGCCGTAGCGGCGGAACAGGTCCGTCAGCAGCGCGCGGTCGGTGGCGGCCGGGTCGTAGTTCTTCAAGCCTTCCAGGCTGCGTTTTTCCCAGCGGTCGACGAGGTGCGTGAACACGCGGGCGCCCCAGTCGGCGCCGCCCTCGAGCAGGCCGACGCGCAATTGCGGGAAGCGCTTCGTGACGCCGCCGAAGAACAGCGCCTTGGCGAACGCCTCGGAACCGTCGGCGAAGTGGCCGATGTGGTTGTTCATGTAGTTGCTGATCGAGCTGCGGCCCGTCCAGCCCTGGCTGCCATAGTGCGTGAGGATCGGCACGCCCAGTTCCACGGCCCTGGCCCAGAACGGGTCGTAGTCGTATTCGCTGTCGATACCGTAGAAGTCCTGGTAGGAGATGTACTTCTGCAGTTCCGGGTGCTGGTCGGCCGGGTACTTGTCGGCCAGCGCGCGGATGGGGCGGCGCACGCTGCCGGCGATGTTGATGGCCTTCAGGCCCAGCGTCTTGATCGCGAATTCCAGCTCGGCGATGCCTTCTTCCGGCGTGTGCAGCGCGATGCCGGCCACCGGCGTGAGGCGGTCGCTGTACTTGCGATACAGGTCGGCGTGGTAGTGGTTGACGGCGCGCTGCAGCGCCGTGCGGTCATCCTTGTCGCGCACGCCCAGCGGTGCCAGCACATTGTTCGGGAACAGGATCGAATAGTCCGAACCTTGCTCTTCCTGGCGTTCGTACAGCAGCTCCGGCAGGTGGTACGTCGCCACGTCCAGCGTGTTCTTCGTCACCCGTGCCCACCATGGCGCACGGATCGTGCGGTAGTACTGGCGCTCTTCCGGCGTCTGCTCGTACCAGTTCTTGCCGTTGCCGATGAAGCCGCGGCCGATGCGCGAGGCCGAAGCCTTGCGCAAGGC contains:
- a CDS encoding amidohydrolase family protein, with translation MNDRLDRIKASPSVAVKQKLDFPVIDTDVHTNDYTPDLEDYVANYGGVKLVDALRKASASRIGRGFIGNGKNWYEQTPEERQYYRTIRAPWWARVTKNTLDVATYHLPELLYERQEEQGSDYSILFPNNVLAPLGVRDKDDRTALQRAVNHYHADLYRKYSDRLTPVAGIALHTPEEGIAELEFAIKTLGLKAINIAGSVRRPIRALADKYPADQHPELQKYISYQDFYGIDSEYDYDPFWARAVELGVPILTHYGSQGWTGRSSISNYMNNHIGHFADGSEAFAKALFFGGVTKRFPQLRVGLLEGGADWGARVFTHLVDRWEKRSLEGLKNYDPAATDRALLTDLFRRYGADLTKGRSIDGEDLIRDTLGAHYTHGSRQPQGDELDDFAKAGIEKVEDIKARWVDNFFFGSESDDRTIATAFNDKSNPLGTKINAIYSSDVGHWDVPDLTDALAEAYGLVEEGVISEADFKAYVFTNPYKLYTEANPDFFKGTVVEAKLKASPQR